A window of the Bradyrhizobium diazoefficiens genome harbors these coding sequences:
- a CDS encoding YhdP family protein, protein MPGRGASIPVDGCGPGGAQSYDGRLYREAMARNTSPQDHSRDFDRHGGRHEPPEWDEADWDQDQEEEAGHRARRLLSRSSSRIRVGDGFSLFRRLFPGGRWLRRVAVVLGALIVIFVGCFGALWWRLGAGPINLDMATPWLAAAIEDNIGHGNTVEVGGTQIERAGRVRIAVRIRDIIVRDHDRAIVASAPKAEVRLSGAALLTGHLRAESLNLVDAELAIRIAPDGTVTVSAGDTAKPLATGVASKKEAGLPPTFPRNGVPPPFGLAPATPDASQAAAQPAAQSGILQGLDWLDSLSLTGLDGQNLNEIGLKNGNLIVDDQQRGSKWTFENITLSLRRPTHGGVALSFGEEGARPWSLRATIGPSENGVRSIDIRADKVSTANILLALRVKDLTYTADLPLTGELKGELGRDGVPTFFRGKVTIGAGNIIDTDTPDYPMAIDSAEINVEWDAGRRVLVAPFKILAGANRLTLLAHLEPPNGTTNDWQLGFSGGSILLGGIDNEPPLVFNRIAIGFRFDTDHKRMLLTQADISNGEIGVAGTGAIDYSGEPRLTLGFAGTPMSASALKRMWPTLVVPELRQWVIERIERGTLQRIEVGINSPTRNLPRKGPPIPDDGLSVNIMASGVAVRPVDGMPVVHDADLKAHVTGRTATVNIAQGIADTPAGRKITISDFTFEVPDMAPKPSPSRTRFRVDGPVPAAAEMLSNDRLSDLSSTVVDPNTSKGTFTANIQLGLPVKGELTKADTVYAVTADLNGFAADKLVMNQKLEANNLKIVANNQGYQVKGDVKINGQAASLDYRKATDGDADVKLQTTLDDAGRARLGFDLSPAVSGSVPVKVSGKIAGGPEQTTKLGIEADLTSVKLDNILPGWVKLPGKSSKATFKVVPTAQSTRLEDIVIEGGGASIKGSLEVDPNGDLMNANFPVYSPSDGDKTSLKVERGQDGVVRGTMRGDVFDGRGFLKSAISGNSKDDGKSKLKNVDFDIDVKLGTVAGFNGEAMRSVDAKMSKRSGAIKAFSLSGRIGQNTQVAADLRGGRAQGSREVIYLQTNDAGSLLKFTDTYTKAIGGQMVVAMEPPTSEPTTAREGLINVRDFTVKGEAQLERVAAGAPNGTPGGGGVSFSALRAEFTRQNGALTVRDGLVKGPMIGATIEGSIDYPGNQVCMSGTFVPMYGVNNIFGQIPLFGLFLGGGDKEGLIGVTYEVVGTPAAPVMRVNPISAMVPGVFRKIFEFNTGKQNTPIDELPSAQSGDSPTGAARPLSSGCSLARR, encoded by the coding sequence ATGCCGGGGCGGGGAGCGTCGATTCCCGTCGACGGCTGCGGTCCCGGCGGCGCTCAATCCTATGACGGGCGCCTGTATCGAGAGGCAATGGCAAGGAATACGTCGCCCCAGGATCACAGTCGGGACTTCGATCGGCACGGCGGCCGTCACGAGCCGCCGGAATGGGACGAGGCCGACTGGGATCAAGACCAGGAAGAGGAGGCGGGTCATCGCGCACGCCGCCTGTTGTCGCGTTCAAGTTCGCGCATCCGCGTCGGTGACGGTTTCTCGTTGTTTCGGCGGCTGTTTCCGGGTGGCCGCTGGCTGCGCCGGGTGGCCGTCGTCCTCGGCGCATTGATCGTCATCTTCGTCGGCTGTTTTGGCGCGCTGTGGTGGCGGCTCGGCGCGGGTCCCATCAACCTCGATATGGCGACGCCCTGGCTCGCCGCTGCCATCGAGGACAATATCGGTCACGGCAACACCGTGGAGGTCGGCGGCACCCAGATCGAGCGCGCCGGGCGAGTCCGGATTGCCGTGCGTATCCGCGACATCATCGTCCGCGATCATGATCGTGCCATCGTCGCCAGCGCGCCGAAGGCTGAGGTGCGGCTGTCAGGGGCCGCACTTCTTACCGGGCATCTGCGCGCCGAAAGCCTCAACCTCGTCGATGCCGAGCTCGCGATCCGGATCGCACCTGACGGGACCGTCACGGTGTCGGCCGGCGACACGGCGAAGCCGCTCGCAACCGGCGTCGCGTCCAAGAAGGAAGCGGGCCTGCCGCCGACATTCCCGCGTAACGGCGTCCCGCCGCCGTTCGGGTTGGCGCCTGCAACCCCCGACGCGTCCCAGGCCGCAGCTCAACCTGCCGCGCAAAGTGGAATTCTTCAGGGCCTCGACTGGCTCGACAGCCTGAGCTTGACCGGCCTCGACGGCCAGAACCTCAACGAGATCGGTCTCAAGAACGGCAATCTGATCGTCGACGATCAGCAGCGCGGCAGCAAATGGACGTTTGAGAACATCACGCTCAGCCTGCGCCGGCCGACCCATGGCGGCGTCGCGCTCAGCTTCGGCGAAGAGGGCGCGCGCCCGTGGTCGCTGCGCGCCACGATCGGACCGAGCGAGAATGGCGTGCGCTCGATCGATATCCGCGCCGACAAGGTGTCGACCGCCAACATTCTGCTGGCGCTGCGGGTGAAGGACCTGACCTATACGGCCGACCTGCCTTTGACCGGCGAGCTCAAGGGCGAGCTCGGCCGCGACGGCGTGCCGACATTCTTCCGCGGCAAGGTCACGATCGGTGCGGGCAACATCATCGACACCGATACGCCCGATTATCCGATGGCGATCGACTCGGCCGAGATCAACGTCGAGTGGGATGCGGGACGGCGGGTGCTGGTCGCACCGTTCAAGATCCTTGCGGGCGCCAATCGCCTGACGCTGCTCGCCCATCTCGAGCCGCCCAACGGCACCACCAACGACTGGCAGCTCGGCTTCAGCGGCGGCTCGATCCTGCTCGGCGGTATCGACAACGAGCCGCCGCTGGTCTTCAACCGCATCGCGATCGGCTTCCGCTTCGACACCGATCACAAGCGCATGCTGCTGACGCAGGCCGACATCTCCAACGGCGAGATCGGCGTCGCCGGCACCGGCGCGATCGACTATTCCGGCGAGCCGCGCCTGACGCTGGGCTTTGCGGGCACGCCGATGTCGGCCTCAGCACTGAAGCGGATGTGGCCGACGCTGGTGGTGCCCGAATTGCGCCAATGGGTGATCGAGCGGATCGAGCGCGGCACGCTCCAGCGCATCGAGGTCGGCATCAACTCGCCAACGCGCAACCTTCCGCGCAAGGGACCGCCGATTCCCGATGACGGCCTGTCGGTCAACATCATGGCGAGCGGCGTCGCGGTTCGTCCCGTGGACGGCATGCCGGTGGTGCACGACGCCGATCTGAAGGCACACGTGACGGGACGCACCGCCACCGTGAATATCGCCCAAGGCATTGCCGATACGCCTGCGGGCCGCAAGATCACGATCTCCGACTTCACTTTCGAGGTGCCGGACATGGCGCCGAAACCCTCGCCCTCGCGGACCCGCTTCCGTGTCGATGGTCCGGTGCCGGCGGCGGCCGAAATGCTCTCCAATGATCGGCTGAGCGATCTGTCGTCGACCGTCGTCGATCCCAACACCAGCAAGGGAACGTTCACGGCCAACATCCAGCTCGGCTTGCCGGTCAAGGGCGAGCTGACCAAGGCGGACACCGTCTACGCCGTCACCGCCGACCTCAACGGCTTTGCCGCCGACAAGCTGGTGATGAACCAGAAGCTCGAGGCCAACAATCTCAAGATCGTCGCCAACAACCAGGGCTACCAGGTCAAGGGCGACGTCAAGATCAACGGGCAGGCGGCCTCGCTCGACTACCGCAAGGCGACCGATGGCGATGCGGATGTCAAGCTGCAGACGACGCTTGATGATGCCGGCCGTGCGCGCCTGGGTTTCGACCTCAGTCCTGCCGTCAGCGGGTCAGTCCCGGTCAAGGTATCCGGCAAGATTGCCGGTGGACCCGAGCAGACAACGAAGCTCGGCATCGAGGCGGACCTGACTTCAGTCAAGCTCGACAACATTCTTCCCGGCTGGGTCAAGCTGCCAGGCAAGTCGAGCAAGGCGACGTTCAAGGTGGTGCCGACGGCACAATCGACGCGGCTCGAGGACATCGTCATCGAAGGCGGCGGCGCCTCGATCAAGGGCTCGCTGGAAGTCGACCCCAACGGCGACCTCATGAACGCGAACTTCCCGGTCTATTCGCCCTCCGACGGCGACAAGACGTCGCTGAAGGTGGAGCGCGGTCAGGACGGCGTGGTGCGCGGCACGATGCGTGGCGACGTATTCGACGGCCGCGGCTTCCTGAAGTCGGCGATCTCAGGCAATTCCAAGGACGACGGCAAGAGCAAGCTGAAGAACGTCGATTTCGACATCGACGTGAAGCTCGGTACGGTCGCGGGCTTCAACGGCGAAGCGATGCGCAGCGTCGATGCCAAGATGTCGAAACGCAGCGGGGCGATCAAGGCGTTCTCGCTGAGCGGCAGGATCGGTCAGAACACGCAGGTGGCCGCCGATCTGCGCGGCGGGCGTGCGCAGGGCAGCCGCGAGGTGATCTATCTCCAGACCAATGATGCCGGATCGCTGCTGAAGTTCACCGACACCTATACCAAGGCGATCGGCGGCCAGATGGTGGTGGCGATGGAGCCGCCGACGTCCGAGCCGACCACGGCGCGCGAGGGCCTCATCAACGTGCGCGACTTCACGGTGAAGGGCGAGGCGCAGCTCGAGCGCGTGGCCGCGGGCGCGCCGAACGGCACGCCGGGCGGCGGCGGCGTTTCCTTCAGCGCCTTGCGTGCGGAGTTCACCCGGCAGAACGGCGCGCTCACGGTCCGCGATGGCCTGGTCAAGGGGCCGATGATCGGCGCCACCATCGAGGGGTCGATTGACTATCCCGGCAACCAGGTCTGCATGAGCGGCACCTTCGTGCCGATGTATGGCGTGAACAACATCTTCGGCCAGATCCCGTTGTTCGGCCTCTTTCTCGGCGGCGGCGACAAGGAGGGGTTGATCGGCGTCACCTACGAGGTCGTCGGCACGCCTGCGGCTCCCGTGATGCGCGTCAATCCGATCTCGGCGATGGTGCCCGGCGTGTTCCGCAAGATCTTCGAGTTCAACACCGGCAAACAGAACACGCCGATCGACGAGCTGCCGTCGGCGCAGTCCGGCGACAGCCCGACGGGAGCGGCAAGGCCGCTGTCGAGCGGTTGCAGCCTGGCGCGGCGTTAG
- the tyrS gene encoding tyrosine--tRNA ligase produces the protein MTAFKSDFLNTLQERGFIHQCSDFEGLDALAAKGEAIAYVGYDCTAPSLHIGNYLTMMLLHWFQQSGNKPITLMGGGTTMVGDPSGKDETRAIRTVAEIEANKASIRGVFAKVLRYGDGKSDAIMLDNAEWLTKLNWIEMLRDVGRHFSVNRMLTMDSVRLRLEREHEMSFIEFNYMVCQAYDFVELARRTGCHLQMGGSDQWGNIIMGVDLGRRMGTHQLYALTTPLLTTASGAKMGKTAQGAVWLNADQFSPYDFWQYWRNTEDADVAKFLKLFTTLPMSEIKKLEALGGSEINEAKKVLATEATALLHGRDAANEAAETARRTFEEGALAESLPTVEIPRGELEAGLGVLNAFVRAGLVASNGEARRQIKGGGLRVNDESVTDEKMALSAANLTPEGLIKLSFGKKKHVLLKPA, from the coding sequence ATGACTGCATTTAAATCGGATTTCCTCAACACCCTGCAGGAACGTGGTTTCATCCACCAGTGCTCCGATTTCGAGGGGCTGGACGCGCTCGCCGCCAAGGGTGAGGCGATCGCCTATGTCGGCTACGATTGCACCGCTCCTTCGCTGCACATCGGCAACTACCTGACCATGATGCTGCTGCACTGGTTTCAGCAGTCCGGCAACAAGCCGATCACGCTGATGGGCGGCGGCACCACCATGGTCGGCGACCCCTCCGGCAAGGACGAGACGCGCGCGATCCGCACCGTCGCCGAGATCGAGGCCAACAAGGCTTCGATCCGCGGCGTGTTCGCAAAAGTGCTGCGCTATGGCGACGGCAAGAGCGACGCCATCATGCTCGACAATGCGGAGTGGCTGACCAAGCTCAACTGGATCGAGATGCTGCGCGACGTCGGCCGGCATTTCTCGGTCAACCGCATGCTGACGATGGACTCCGTGCGCCTGCGCCTCGAGCGCGAGCACGAGATGAGCTTCATCGAGTTCAACTACATGGTCTGCCAGGCCTACGACTTCGTCGAGCTCGCCAGGCGCACCGGCTGCCATTTGCAGATGGGCGGATCGGACCAATGGGGCAACATTATCATGGGCGTCGATCTCGGCCGCCGCATGGGCACGCATCAGCTGTACGCGCTGACGACGCCGCTGCTGACGACCGCGTCGGGCGCCAAGATGGGCAAGACCGCGCAAGGCGCGGTATGGCTCAACGCCGACCAGTTCTCGCCTTATGATTTCTGGCAGTACTGGCGCAACACCGAGGACGCCGACGTCGCCAAATTCCTGAAACTGTTCACGACGCTGCCAATGAGCGAGATCAAGAAGCTCGAAGCGCTCGGCGGCTCTGAGATCAACGAGGCCAAGAAGGTGCTCGCGACGGAAGCGACCGCGCTGCTGCATGGTCGCGACGCCGCAAACGAAGCGGCCGAAACCGCACGCCGCACCTTTGAGGAAGGCGCACTCGCCGAGAGCCTGCCGACGGTGGAAATTCCGCGCGGCGAGCTGGAGGCCGGACTTGGCGTGCTCAACGCCTTCGTTAGGGCGGGCCTCGTCGCCTCCAATGGCGAGGCACGGCGCCAGATCAAGGGCGGCGGCCTGCGCGTCAACGACGAGTCCGTCACCGACGAGAAGATGGCGCTGTCAGCGGCCAATCTGACGCCGGAAGGCCTGATCAAGCTGTCCTTCGGCAAGAAGAAGCATGTCCTGCTCAAGCCTGCATAG
- a CDS encoding peroxiredoxin translates to MSKKSRKKSSKTPSGSPTAKKKPEKTRVSTQTRGAKTQPVSASKSGKAGAKAASHKAASKRLKSSEKTSKPAAATSAVSAKPLEGQTAPAFRLPRDGGNVVTLSDYTGQKLVLFFYPRADTPGCTREAIDFTRLKDAFTAAGTAVLGISADPLKAQEKFRDKHGLGIPLISDEQHEMLEAYGAWGEKSMYGKRFFGILRTTVLIAADGKVAKVWRNVRVDGHADEVLAAARSL, encoded by the coding sequence ATGTCCAAGAAATCCCGAAAGAAATCGTCCAAAACGCCCTCCGGCAGTCCGACCGCTAAAAAGAAACCCGAGAAAACACGGGTGTCGACCCAAACACGTGGTGCGAAAACACAGCCGGTATCGGCAAGCAAATCAGGCAAAGCAGGCGCTAAGGCAGCATCGCACAAGGCCGCATCGAAACGGTTAAAATCTTCTGAAAAGACCTCCAAGCCTGCCGCTGCGACGTCCGCCGTTTCGGCAAAGCCCCTCGAGGGCCAGACGGCGCCGGCTTTTCGCCTGCCGCGCGACGGCGGCAATGTCGTCACTCTGTCGGACTATACCGGCCAGAAACTCGTGCTGTTCTTCTATCCCCGCGCCGACACGCCGGGCTGCACCCGCGAGGCGATCGACTTCACCCGGCTCAAGGACGCCTTTACCGCTGCCGGCACCGCCGTGCTCGGCATTTCGGCCGATCCGTTAAAGGCCCAGGAGAAGTTCCGCGACAAGCACGGCCTCGGCATCCCCCTGATCTCAGACGAGCAGCACGAGATGCTGGAGGCGTATGGCGCCTGGGGCGAAAAATCCATGTATGGCAAGCGCTTCTTCGGGATTCTTCGCACGACAGTGCTGATCGCGGCGGACGGCAAGGTGGCCAAGGTCTGGCGCAACGTTCGGGTCGATGGCCATGCCGACGAGGTGCTGGCTGCGGCAAGAAGTCTTTAA
- a CDS encoding DoxX family protein codes for MNFLYLTRFQPVLLSLFRFVTGLLLFQYGVAKLFKFPVLPYFADIPPLIYAAGTLELVLGAALMLGLFTRLSAFILSGEMAFAYFMGHMLKTGTPVLLPLLNGGTAAILFCFACLYISAAGGGAVSVDALMGKETNAPGGAFARH; via the coding sequence ATGAACTTTCTCTATCTCACTCGCTTTCAGCCGGTTCTCTTGAGCCTGTTTCGCTTCGTCACTGGACTGCTGCTGTTCCAGTACGGTGTCGCCAAGCTGTTCAAGTTTCCGGTGCTCCCCTACTTCGCCGACATTCCGCCGCTGATCTACGCGGCCGGCACGCTTGAGCTGGTTCTCGGCGCAGCCCTGATGCTCGGCTTGTTCACCCGGCTCTCGGCCTTCATCCTGTCGGGTGAAATGGCCTTCGCCTACTTCATGGGCCACATGCTCAAGACGGGCACGCCGGTGTTGCTACCGCTGCTCAACGGCGGCACCGCTGCGATCCTGTTCTGCTTCGCCTGCCTGTACATCTCGGCAGCGGGCGGCGGTGCAGTCAGCGTCGATGCGCTGATGGGCAAGGAGACCAATGCACCGGGCGGCGCCTTCGCGCGGCACTGA
- a CDS encoding MFS transporter, translated as MDQKTPSEQGNTQRDAVRTALVVLALCFTLAVLGRGLSESFTVFLKPISENFGWDRAQVVSIYSLTWLISGLTAPLVGRLFDHSGPRIVYALGLLLLGSAFLIAGHAQALWQFQLSIGLCVGIGVAFIGNVPNSILLGRWFGPKLPTAMAVVYSAMGGGVLALLPASQLLIDRLGWRETYQVYGFAALGLLVPLLLLPWRTFAAGSPYVAKKTDPDFIDNGWTLVSAMRHHAFWALFSTFFFTAVGMYCIAAQIVAYLIDAGFPPLQAATAWGFSGVVLVFGMIGVSALDGLIGRRPSVLLSYAISILGIFLLWLLQYYPNVILLTGFVVCFGSMMGSRGPLITATAMKIFRGKRVGTIYGTISIGSGLGSAFGSWSGGLIHDATHSYNALLVFALANVILGMIPFLIVPALRR; from the coding sequence ATGGATCAGAAGACGCCTAGCGAACAGGGGAACACGCAGCGGGACGCGGTGCGAACCGCGCTCGTCGTGCTCGCGCTGTGCTTCACGCTGGCCGTGCTCGGCCGCGGCCTGAGCGAGAGCTTCACGGTCTTCCTCAAGCCGATCTCCGAAAATTTTGGATGGGACCGCGCGCAAGTCGTCTCGATCTACTCGCTGACCTGGCTGATCAGCGGACTGACAGCGCCGCTGGTTGGCCGCCTGTTCGATCATTCCGGACCGCGCATCGTCTACGCGCTTGGCCTGTTGCTGCTCGGCTCGGCCTTCCTGATCGCAGGCCATGCGCAGGCGCTCTGGCAATTCCAGCTCTCGATCGGATTGTGCGTCGGAATCGGTGTTGCCTTCATCGGCAACGTGCCGAACTCGATCCTGCTCGGCCGCTGGTTCGGCCCGAAACTGCCGACCGCGATGGCGGTCGTGTACTCGGCGATGGGCGGCGGCGTGCTGGCATTGTTGCCGGCCTCGCAGCTCCTGATCGATCGTCTCGGCTGGCGCGAGACCTATCAGGTCTACGGCTTCGCCGCGCTCGGTCTGCTGGTGCCGCTACTGCTGCTGCCCTGGCGCACATTTGCGGCCGGCTCGCCGTACGTTGCCAAGAAGACCGATCCTGATTTCATCGACAATGGCTGGACGCTTGTGAGCGCGATGCGCCACCATGCTTTCTGGGCGCTGTTCTCGACCTTCTTCTTCACCGCGGTCGGCATGTACTGCATCGCCGCGCAGATCGTCGCCTATCTGATCGATGCCGGCTTCCCGCCCCTGCAGGCCGCGACCGCCTGGGGTTTTTCGGGTGTCGTGCTGGTGTTCGGCATGATCGGCGTCTCCGCGCTCGACGGGCTGATCGGGCGCCGGCCGTCGGTGCTGCTGAGCTACGCGATCTCGATCCTCGGCATCTTCCTGCTCTGGCTGCTTCAGTATTATCCGAATGTCATCCTGCTCACCGGCTTCGTCGTCTGCTTCGGCAGCATGATGGGCTCGCGCGGGCCGCTGATCACGGCAACGGCGATGAAGATCTTCAGGGGCAAACGGGTCGGGACCATCTACGGCACGATCTCGATCGGCAGCGGGCTCGGCTCGGCCTTCGGCTCCTGGAGCGGCGGCCTGATCCACGATGCCACCCACAGCTATAACGCGCTGCTCGTCTTCGCACTTGCAAACGTGATCCTCGGAATGATCCCGTTCCTGATCGTGCCCGCCTTGCGGCGCTAG
- a CDS encoding methyl-accepting chemotaxis protein: protein MKLLSHLNIHTKLASMVCLAALTVTAIIAASTVLSKSRMLDDRVQQMKAAVDLLHGLAQTFHDDAAAGKMTVDDAKLQFRQRARNMKFGGGQGYPVVYNSDTSILVNGANPQLEGKITGATDSNGVLIADAQLNAARQAPQGGVTSYLYPRPGQTEPVRKTVFVRQFTPWNATISYGLYVDDIDADVRALTLELAAIGAGLMLLMATLSWLIARDVLGALDRQKTRMQDIADGAIDKSVDETDRGDEIGRMAETLEVLRQTALTARTLEAEQVAAKARGEQEKRDALISLADRFDASVGQLVGLMASGSGELETTAKSMSSTAEGTNRRAAVVGSAATEASQRVQTVAAAAEELSSSITEISRQVAQSAEVTGRAVESARHTDTIVRALSDGAQQIEHVAELISSIAAQTNLLALNATIEAARAGEAGRGFAVVASEVKSLASQTAEATREIGDKIAQIQGATKEAVDAIGGITATIEEVSRIATSIGAAIEQQGAATAEIARSVSQTAEATKEVTTNIGGVSSAANETGNAAGMVLAAASNLSKQAEQLSGEVGTFLAGVRAA from the coding sequence ATGAAGCTGCTGAGCCATCTGAATATCCACACCAAGCTTGCCAGCATGGTCTGCCTCGCAGCTCTCACAGTCACGGCCATCATCGCTGCATCGACCGTCCTCAGCAAGAGCCGCATGTTGGACGACCGGGTCCAGCAGATGAAGGCCGCAGTCGATCTGCTCCACGGCCTCGCGCAAACGTTCCACGATGACGCCGCCGCCGGCAAGATGACGGTGGACGACGCCAAGCTGCAGTTTCGCCAGCGTGCCCGCAACATGAAGTTCGGCGGCGGCCAGGGCTATCCCGTCGTCTACAATTCCGACACCTCGATCCTGGTCAATGGCGCCAATCCGCAGCTCGAAGGCAAGATCACCGGCGCCACGGATTCAAATGGCGTCCTGATTGCCGATGCTCAGCTCAACGCCGCCAGGCAGGCGCCGCAAGGCGGCGTCACATCCTATCTCTACCCGCGCCCCGGCCAGACCGAGCCCGTCCGCAAGACCGTGTTCGTCCGCCAGTTCACGCCCTGGAATGCCACGATCAGCTACGGCCTCTATGTCGACGATATCGACGCCGACGTGCGCGCGCTCACGCTCGAGCTCGCCGCGATCGGCGCCGGCCTGATGCTGCTGATGGCGACGCTGTCCTGGCTGATCGCCCGCGACGTGCTCGGCGCGCTCGACCGCCAGAAGACTCGCATGCAGGACATCGCCGACGGCGCCATCGACAAGTCGGTGGACGAGACCGATCGCGGCGACGAGATCGGTCGAATGGCGGAAACGCTCGAAGTGTTGCGGCAGACTGCCTTGACGGCGCGTACGCTGGAGGCCGAGCAGGTCGCGGCCAAGGCCCGCGGCGAGCAGGAAAAGCGCGACGCTCTGATCTCCCTTGCCGATCGGTTCGATGCATCGGTCGGTCAGCTCGTGGGCCTGATGGCCTCGGGCTCCGGTGAGCTCGAAACCACGGCCAAGTCGATGTCGTCGACCGCCGAGGGCACCAACCGCCGCGCCGCCGTGGTCGGCTCGGCTGCGACCGAAGCCAGCCAGCGCGTCCAGACGGTGGCGGCCGCAGCCGAAGAGCTCTCCTCCTCCATCACCGAAATCAGCCGCCAGGTCGCGCAATCGGCCGAAGTCACCGGCCGCGCGGTGGAAAGCGCACGCCACACCGACACCATCGTGCGCGCGCTGTCCGACGGCGCCCAGCAGATCGAGCACGTCGCCGAACTGATCTCCAGCATCGCCGCGCAGACCAATCTGCTGGCGCTCAACGCCACCATCGAGGCTGCGCGCGCCGGTGAGGCCGGCCGCGGCTTCGCCGTCGTCGCCTCCGAAGTGAAATCGCTGGCAAGCCAGACCGCCGAAGCCACGCGCGAGATCGGCGATAAGATCGCCCAGATCCAGGGCGCAACCAAGGAAGCCGTGGACGCCATCGGCGGCATCACCGCCACCATCGAGGAGGTCAGCCGCATCGCCACCTCGATCGGCGCCGCGATCGAGCAGCAAGGCGCGGCCACCGCCGAGATCGCCCGCAGCGTCTCGCAGACCGCCGAGGCGACCAAGGAGGTCACCACCAATATCGGCGGCGTCAGCTCGGCGGCCAACGAGACCGGCAACGCCGCCGGCATGGTGCTCGCAGCCGCGTCGAACCTCTCCAAGCAGGCCGAGCAGCTCTCGGGCGAAGTCGGCACATTCCTGGCGGGCGTGCGCGCGGCGTAG
- a CDS encoding anhydro-N-acetylmuramic acid kinase yields the protein MMLTALGLMSGTSLDGVDVALIETDGKQVKAFGPSGYRPYSPAERNLLRQALSEAVHLPQRDARPGILAEAERVVTLAHAEAVAAFVAQNRMKPEEIDIVGFHGQTVLHRPERRLTVQIGDAPALARAIHIPVMHDFRAADVEAGGQGAPFVPVYHRALANTLAREGPIVVVNIGGVSNITYIDGNDTLIACDTGPGNALLDDFMYRTMNQAFDAEGKFAALGKVDETWIARALELPFFALPPPKSLDRNDFAALKLGDIEPANGAATLTGFTAAAIARIIPLLPRRPRSWIVCGGGARNATMLRMLRERAGSATVEAAETLGWASDAIEAQAFGFLAARGLKGLPLSYPATTGVPMPMTGGVIARP from the coding sequence ATGATGTTGACGGCACTCGGTTTGATGAGCGGCACCTCGCTGGACGGGGTGGATGTCGCGCTGATCGAAACCGACGGAAAGCAGGTGAAAGCGTTCGGACCGTCCGGCTACCGGCCCTATAGCCCGGCCGAGCGTAACCTGCTGCGCCAGGCGCTGTCCGAGGCGGTCCACCTGCCACAACGCGATGCCCGTCCGGGGATCTTGGCCGAGGCCGAACGCGTGGTGACACTGGCACACGCCGAGGCAGTCGCCGCCTTCGTCGCCCAGAACCGGATGAAGCCGGAGGAGATCGACATCGTCGGCTTCCACGGCCAGACCGTGCTGCACCGGCCCGAGCGGCGGCTGACGGTGCAGATTGGCGACGCGCCGGCGCTGGCCAGGGCCATCCATATTCCCGTGATGCACGACTTTCGCGCCGCCGACGTCGAGGCCGGTGGGCAGGGCGCGCCCTTCGTGCCGGTCTATCACCGGGCGCTCGCCAATACGTTGGCGCGCGAGGGACCGATCGTCGTGGTCAATATCGGCGGTGTCTCCAACATCACCTATATCGACGGCAACGACACACTGATCGCCTGCGACACCGGACCCGGCAACGCGCTGCTCGACGATTTCATGTACCGCACCATGAACCAGGCGTTCGATGCGGAGGGCAAGTTCGCCGCGCTCGGCAAGGTCGATGAGACCTGGATCGCGCGGGCCCTGGAGCTGCCGTTCTTTGCATTACCGCCGCCGAAATCGCTCGACCGCAACGATTTTGCCGCGCTGAAGCTCGGCGATATCGAGCCGGCCAATGGCGCCGCGACGCTGACCGGCTTCACTGCAGCTGCGATCGCGCGCATCATTCCGCTGCTGCCGCGGCGGCCGCGAAGCTGGATCGTCTGCGGCGGCGGCGCGCGCAACGCCACCATGTTGCGCATGCTGCGGGAGCGGGCGGGGTCGGCGACGGTCGAGGCCGCCGAAACGCTCGGCTGGGCCTCCGACGCCATCGAGGCGCAGGCCTTCGGCTTCCTCGCCGCCCGCGGTCTAAAAGGCCTGCCGCTGTCCTATCCGGCCACGACAGGCGTGCCGATGCCGATGACGGGCGGGGTAATCGCCAGACCCTGA